The window TGTCATGACAGCCCCGCGTCGTTTCCGATTTCCACTGACGAGATTGAGTCATGGCCCTCGACATTCACGCTCACCGCATCCTGATCCTCGATTTCGGTTCCCAGTACACCCAGCTGATCGCCCGCCGCGTGCGCGAAATCGGCGTGTACTGCGAGCTGCATCCGTTCGACATGGACGATGAAGCGATCCGCGAATTCAACCCGCGCGGCATCATCCTCGCCGGCGGCCCCGAGTCGGTCCACGAAGCCAACAGCCCGCGCGCCCCGCAGGCGGTGTTCGACCTGAACGTACCAGTGCTGGGCATCTGCTACGGCATGCAGACCATGGCCGAGCAGATGGGCGGCAAGGTCGAAGGTTCCGACCTGCGTGAATTCGGTTATGCCCGCGTGGACGTGGTTGGCAAGAGCCGCCTGCTCGACGGCATCGAAGACCACATCGACGCCGACGGCTTGCTGGGCCTGGACGTGTGGATGAGCCACGGCGACAAGGTCACCCAGATGCCGGGCAACTTCCACGTGCTGGCCAGCACCCCGAGCTGCCCGATCGCTGGCATGTTCGACGACGCGCGCGGCTACTACGGCGTGCAGTTCCACCCGGAAGTGACCCACACCAAGCAGGGCGGTCGCATCCTGTCCCGCTTCGTGCAGGACATCTGCGGCTGTGAAGCCCTGTGGACTCCGTCCAACATCGTCGAAGACGCCATTGCCCAGGTGCGTGAGCAGGTCGGTTCGGCCAACGTCCTGCTGGGCCTGTCCGGCGGCGTCGACAGCTCCGTCGTTGCCGCACTGCTGCACCGCGCCATCGGCGACCAGCTGACCTGCGTATTCGTGGACAACGGCCTGCTGCGCCTGCACGAAGGTGACCAGGTGATGGCCATGTTCAAGGAGAACATGGGCGTCAAGGTCATCCGCGCCGACGCTGAAAAGCAGTTCCTCGACAACCTGGCCGGCGAAGCCGACCCGGAGAAGAAGCGCAAGATCATCGGCCGCACCTTCATCGACGTGTTCGATGCCGAAGCCAGCAAGCTGGAAAACATCCAGTTCCTCGCCCAAGGCACCATCTACCCGGACGTGATCGAGTCGGCGGGCGCCAAGAGCGGCAAGGCCCACGTGATCAAGTCGCACCACAACGTCGGTGGCCTGCCGGAGGAAATGAACCTCAAGCTGGTCGAGCCGCTGCGTGAACTGTTCAAGGACGAAGTGCGCAAGATCGGCCTGGAGCTGGGCCTGCCGTACGACATGGTCTACCGCCACCCGTTCCCGGGCCCGGGCCTGGGCGTGCGTATCCTTGGTGAAGTGAAGAAGGAATACGCCGACATCCTGCGTCGCGCCGACCACATCTTCATCGAAGAGCTGCGCAAGGCCGACTGGTACCACAAGACCAGCCAGGCATTCGTGGTGTTCCAGCCGGTCAAGTCGGTAGGCGTCGTCGGCGACGGCCGTCGCTACGCCTGGGTCGTGGCCCTGCGTGCCGTCGAGACCGTGGACTTCATGACCGCGCGCTGGGCGCACCTGCCGTACGAGCTGCTGGAAACCGTCAGCGGCCGTATCATCAACGAAATCGACGGTATCTCGCGCGTTACCTACGACGTGTCGAGCAAGCCGCCAGCGACTATCGAGTGGGAATGATCGGGTAGCCAGCTCAGGCTGGTACCCGTAGGCACGGATACACCAGAAAGCCTGCATAATTGCGGGCTTTCTGGTTCTTGCTCATTCAGATTTGCTTATTCTTTTGGCTTTTTGGCAAATAGCGCTTTCTGGTAGACATTATAGGAAAGCAACCTGCTCTTCACCGCGACGAACTCATCGCCCTCCACGCGCTGCGGGTGCTTTTCCTGCGGGTCATTCTCGATATTGTATTTGGTCAGGGTGTCCGAACTGAATTCGTATATGTATTTGTAAGGGTGCTCCACCAAGGCTGACGCCAGTTGGTCAAAGAACGTGGACATGAAGAATGTGCGTTTGCCATGTTCCCTCAACAAGCTGATGCCTTGGACAGACAGGGGCGACTCGGTCACGCCAAAGAAGTCGGCGACCGTGGGCGCAACATCGATCTGGTGACTGGTCGTTGTGGCGGGTTTGGGCAGTGACTTTTCCTTGGCCCAGAAAATCAGGGGTACGGTCACTTCTTCTTCGTGCATGGAAGCGTTGTGAATGAAGAGACCGTGCTCACCAAACGACTCACCGTGGTCACCCACGAGCACGAATAATGTCGAGTCCAGAAGGCCTTGCTTGTCGAATGATGTCAGCATTTCACCCAGTACGCTGTCTGTTCTGGCTATGCAGTCTTCATACTTTTCCAGCTCGCTCAGTAATGGGGGCCCTTGGCTGCATTGGTAGGGGTAGTGGGCTGCGCTTGGGAAGTAGAGTGCGATGAAACCCTGGCCATTCTTTTTTATCTTCTCCAGGTAAGAGATGCTGGATGAAAACAGCTGTTCATCACTCTCTCCGAAGCTACTGGCGTGTTGTGAGCGATTTTCGGCATGGGTGATCTCCGAAACTGCATAGGCATTCGATACGCCGATGGACTTCAGGAAACCCTCCATGTTTTCGAATTGCAGGTACAGCGAGCTGAATGCGACGGCTTCCATGTCTTTCCTGTTTTTCAGCTCATGGATGACGCTGGGTTGTAGCAGGTACATGGCCTCTTTGATTTCAATATCTGGGTAGGCGTGCAGCCCCGTCAGGATCGCGTGGTAGCCTTTGGACGAGTGAGGCACTGATACGTACGTTTTGAAGAGCATGCCCTCCCGAGAGAGCTTATCGAAGGTGGGATACCTCTCGGCGGTTTTGATGTCGGGCGCAAAAACGCTGTTCCAGCGCACCGACTCCAGAATGATGAAGACCAGGTTCTTGAAGTCTGGTGTGGCATGAGATTGAAGTTTTCGGATGTCGTTGACGCTGGTTAGCGGGTAGGCGGGTTGTTCGAATGGCAGCGGCGGTCTATGCGGAGCTGCATTCAAGGGAGTCGTGCTTCTGAGTGTTGTGACCAGCGGGCTGACGACAATATTTTCGTTCAGGTAATAGCGTGCGTCTTTGGCATGGATGGAGCCGATGAGCAGGGCGCCTATCACCAGCAGCGACGCCCAGAGGTGTTGTCTTTTCTTTATTGGGACCGTGCGCTGTTCTTTATAAGCGATGTAGGTTGCCAGCCCAGCGAAAGACCAGGTCACCAGGTAGGCAAGAAAAAGCACAAAGACAATGAACCTGAATGTGTGCCCGAACCCGGCGGCTTGGGTGAGGAACACCTCGGCTCCGGAGGTCAGGTTGCTTGCGTTCTGCAGGCTGTAGCGTATCAGTTGCCAGTCCAGTGGCTTCAGCCATAGCTCCCGAACTCGCATATCCACCAGCAGGAACAGCAGCAAGGCGCCTGAGGCGATGCTTAACAGATAAAAATTGAATTTGTTTCTGGTAATGGTGGTGGTAGCAATCACAAAGAAGGCGACCACCAGCAGCACGTCTTGAAGCAAGTACAGGGCAATATCGAGAACACCGGTCTCCACCCATCGATAGGAGAAAAACTCGATCAGGATGATCTTCGGTGCCAGAAGAAGGCCTGAAGTGAGCAGCAGCGAAAAATACAGTAATGAATTCCTGTGCCACATGGTGTCAAACCTTCGCATTCACAGAGCAGGCGTCTTGTCTGAAGCGATAGGCGGGCAGAAGGCCAGCACCTGTGCACCCCGTCTGTTGAACTTAAGCAGCCCACCCTGAATCGGGCAAGTCAGCCTCTGGGCGTTAGTTGGGTACCGGGGGGAGCAGGTTGCCACAGGTGTCGGGGCAGATAACCGGTCGCGCGACAAGACTTCACTTAATCTTTCGCAAATGCAGGTGTATCGTATTCGCCCTTCATCGCCAGCCCCTGCTGGCAGACTGATTGCGCAGAACGCGAGGTACCCGCACCGATGTCCTTCACCCGTCGATAAATGCTCAAGGGCCCGACCGGCCTGGTTGTGGTTGGCCTGGGCGCCGGAGGCGCGGCCCGCTACTGGCTGGGCAAGGTCGAGGACGATAACGCCGGGCATGACTACGAACTGATCGCCGCGCCGCTTGACGTCGAGCTGGTGCCGAGGTTCAAGACCGAGGCCTGGGCCTTTATCATTCAGCTGTCTGCCCCGACGGGCGCATCATCACAGCGAATAGAACGGGTCGTTTTCAGGCGCCTGGTCGTGCAACGCTTGGGCGAGGTCCTGGATGTGTTCAGACCACGCCACTGTCTTTACCCATTCCTCGGGCATGCCGGATACCCCGTACAACGCTCCGGCCAGCTGCCCAGCCACGGCTGCCACGCTGTCGGCGTCGTCTGCCAGGTTTGCCGCCAGTAGCACTGCGTCTCTGAAATTGTCGGTATTCCAAACCGCCCATAGCGCAGCTTCCAAGGTGTCGATGACATACCCTGAGGAGCGGATCTGGTCGCGGCTTTTTTCCTTGTATTCGCCAGCGTTGATGATGGTGGCGCGGGGCTGCAGCGGGCGGACCATCGGGCGGCACATTTCATCCTTGTCGGCGCCGTTCAGGGCGAGGTGCAGCTGCGCGCCCAGCAGTTCGCAGCCACTCACTGCTTCGGGCGCCCGATGGGTGGCCCGACTCTGGCTTTGGGCTTCGCGCCACGTGGATGGCAGCATGTGGCGCCTGAATATGGCGGTGGGGGCGAGCCGGATGATGGAGCCATTGCCGGCCGTATTCGGCTCTGTGTTGCCTATCCAGTCCAGGCCATGGCGTAGCCACCCTTCCAAGGCAA of the Pseudomonas asiatica genome contains:
- a CDS encoding LTA synthase family protein; this translates as MWHRNSLLYFSLLLTSGLLLAPKIILIEFFSYRWVETGVLDIALYLLQDVLLVVAFFVIATTTITRNKFNFYLLSIASGALLLFLLVDMRVRELWLKPLDWQLIRYSLQNASNLTSGAEVFLTQAAGFGHTFRFIVFVLFLAYLVTWSFAGLATYIAYKEQRTVPIKKRQHLWASLLVIGALLIGSIHAKDARYYLNENIVVSPLVTTLRSTTPLNAAPHRPPLPFEQPAYPLTSVNDIRKLQSHATPDFKNLVFIILESVRWNSVFAPDIKTAERYPTFDKLSREGMLFKTYVSVPHSSKGYHAILTGLHAYPDIEIKEAMYLLQPSVIHELKNRKDMEAVAFSSLYLQFENMEGFLKSIGVSNAYAVSEITHAENRSQHASSFGESDEQLFSSSISYLEKIKKNGQGFIALYFPSAAHYPYQCSQGPPLLSELEKYEDCIARTDSVLGEMLTSFDKQGLLDSTLFVLVGDHGESFGEHGLFIHNASMHEEEVTVPLIFWAKEKSLPKPATTTSHQIDVAPTVADFFGVTESPLSVQGISLLREHGKRTFFMSTFFDQLASALVEHPYKYIYEFSSDTLTKYNIENDPQEKHPQRVEGDEFVAVKSRLLSYNVYQKALFAKKPKE
- the tri1 gene encoding ADP-ribosylarginine hydrolase Tri1, producing the protein MIDLHSPTLEVTEYAYRYNHLLPAPTPRESAGRAYVHPQWQESRVCTLTPEQSLDRAKGALLGLAIGDAVGTTLEFLPRDKAHVDDMVGGGPFRLKPGEWTDDTSMALCLADSYLACMRFDHADYLERLCRWYKRGENSANGVCFDIGNATRLALEGWLRHGLDWIGNTEPNTAGNGSIIRLAPTAIFRRHMLPSTWREAQSQSRATHRAPEAVSGCELLGAQLHLALNGADKDEMCRPMVRPLQPRATIINAGEYKEKSRDQIRSSGYVIDTLEAALWAVWNTDNFRDAVLLAANLADDADSVAAVAGQLAGALYGVSGMPEEWVKTVAWSEHIQDLAQALHDQAPENDPFYSL
- the guaA gene encoding glutamine-hydrolyzing GMP synthase; translated protein: MALDIHAHRILILDFGSQYTQLIARRVREIGVYCELHPFDMDDEAIREFNPRGIILAGGPESVHEANSPRAPQAVFDLNVPVLGICYGMQTMAEQMGGKVEGSDLREFGYARVDVVGKSRLLDGIEDHIDADGLLGLDVWMSHGDKVTQMPGNFHVLASTPSCPIAGMFDDARGYYGVQFHPEVTHTKQGGRILSRFVQDICGCEALWTPSNIVEDAIAQVREQVGSANVLLGLSGGVDSSVVAALLHRAIGDQLTCVFVDNGLLRLHEGDQVMAMFKENMGVKVIRADAEKQFLDNLAGEADPEKKRKIIGRTFIDVFDAEASKLENIQFLAQGTIYPDVIESAGAKSGKAHVIKSHHNVGGLPEEMNLKLVEPLRELFKDEVRKIGLELGLPYDMVYRHPFPGPGLGVRILGEVKKEYADILRRADHIFIEELRKADWYHKTSQAFVVFQPVKSVGVVGDGRRYAWVVALRAVETVDFMTARWAHLPYELLETVSGRIINEIDGISRVTYDVSSKPPATIEWE